In Helianthus annuus cultivar XRQ/B chromosome 3, HanXRQr2.0-SUNRISE, whole genome shotgun sequence, a single window of DNA contains:
- the LOC110932073 gene encoding uncharacterized protein LOC110932073 translates to MEEHYGKFLELFKQLHINLPFVEALAQMPMYAKFLKDILSNKKKLEELSQVTLNEECSAVLQNKLPKKMNDPGSFTIPCLIGSLSVSNALADLGARINLMPYAVFAKLDLGEPKPTRMSIQLADRSVKYPRGIVENMLVKIDKFVFPVDFVILDMDEDKNVPLILGRPFLATTRALIDVCTGRLTLRVDDEEVTFDIGKSMQHSQSRDDTLYFIETIDTYVSDHLHATFEEDVVDTQLLGGETFGSPRVDRLVEEVTCLIGHASPPCPEVFEVMDRVTEPKARLSIEDPPSVELKELPDHLEYAFLEGETHLPVIISAILSKEEKDRLLEVLKQHKKAITWKIMDIKGINPSFCTQKILMEEDFKPVVQHQGRLNPNMQEVVKKRSSNYLMQV, encoded by the coding sequence atggaagaACACTATGGTAAATTCCTCGAGCTTTTTAAGCAACTTCATATAAATTTACCATTTGTCGAGGCACTTGCTCAAATGCCCATGTATGCCAAGTTTCTGAAGGATATCCTATCCAACAAAAAGAAACTTGAGGAGCTTTCGCAGGTGACCTTGAATGAAGAGTGTTCAGCAGTTCttcagaacaaactaccgaagaAGATGAATGATCCTGGGAGTTTCACTATCCCGTGTTTGATCGGTAGTTTGTCGGTCAGCAATGCATTGGCTGATCTTGGAGCTAGAATAAACCTCATGCCATATGCGGTTTTTGCTAAGCTAGACTTGGGAGAGCCCAAGCCGACTCGTATGAGCATTCAGCTAGCCGACCGTTCAGTGAAGTACCCTCGAGGCATAGTTGAGAATATGCTGGTGAAAATCGACAAGTTTGTCTTTCCTGTCGATTTCGTGATTCTGGACATGGATGAGGATAAAAACGTTCCACTTATCTTAGGTCGCCCATTCCTAGCCACTACGAGAGCCTTGATTGATGTCTGCACCGGTAGACTTACTCTTAGGGTTGATGATGAGGAGGTTACCTTTGATATAGGGAAATCCATGCAACACTCACAAAGTCGGGATGATACACTCTACTTCATTGAGACTATCGATACGTATGTGAGTGATCATCTTCATGCTACATTCGAGGAGGATGTTGTGGACACACAGCTGCTAGGAGGGGAGACTTTTGGTTCGCCCCGTGTGGACCGATTAGTTGAGGAGGTGACCTGTCTGATAGGTCACGCGTCTCCCCCGTGTCCCGAGGTTTTTGAGGTTATGGATCGCGTTACTGAGCCTAAAGCGCGCCTTTCTATTGAGGATCCACCTTCGGTTGAGCTTAAGGAGCTCCCAGATCATTTGGAGTATGCTTTCTTGGAGGGTGAGACTCATCTGCccgttatcatttctgccatattgTCGAAGGAAGAGAAGGATCGATTGCTTGAAGTCCTGAAGCAGCATAAGAAGGCGATTACTTGGAAGATTATGGATATAAAAGGGATCAACCCATCCTTTTGTACCCAAAAGATCTTGATGGAGGAGGACTTTAAACCTGTAGTACAGCATCAGGGGCGTTTGAACCCCAACATGCAGGAGGTTGTGAAGaagaggtcatcaaactacttgatgcAGGTTTGA